From the Candidatus Abyssobacteria bacterium SURF_5 genome, the window ATCTCCAAAACCACAAAGGAAACCCAACAGAGCCAATAAGAAGGAGCAGTCAGCAAAAATCCGCCCCCAAGGGCCGATTTAGATGCGTAAGCCCTAGCCGGAATAAAGCCGGAATATTAGCTGACTTGCATTCATGGCGCGACTATGGTATTGTGTTGGTCGACCCCACCCAATGGTTTTCCCCTGCTTCTCATATCGTCGATGTTCAACGTAAGAGATTGAAGCCTGGCAATAACTCTGACATCCGGGAGGCGAAATGAAGAACGGCTCGTTGGCTTCATCGGCGTTTTTGGGAATCAGTCTGGCGCTTGGTCTGGTAATTGCCGGTTATCTCATCGGGGACGCCCTCTATAAGGCGCGGGCCGCCCAGCGATATGTCACAGTCAAAGGCCTGGCCGAATGCGTCGTCGATGCCGACCTGGTGATCTGGCCCATCACGTTCAAGGAGACGGGAAACGACCTGGGAAAACTCCAGAGCGCGATCGACGCCGACCGCAAAACCGTCAGGGCTTTCCTTACCAGCGCTGGCTTTGCCGAAACCGATCTTTCGGAATCGCCTATTGAGATAACCGATTTCGAAGCTCAGCCCTACATGCAGCCGGGCGAACAGCGCCAATACCGGTATATGGCTCGGCGCACCATTATCTTGAGGTCGCCCAACGTGGCGCTGTGCAAGCAGGTGATGGAGCGGTCGGGTGAACTTGTTGGCAATGGGATTGTTCTTGAGGGGAGCGAGTACGGCCAGCGCGCTGAATTCCTCTTCACGAGCCTCGACAGGATAAAGCCTGAAATGATTGCGCATGCGACCAAGGACGCACGCGCGGCTGCAGAGCAATTTGCCCGCGATTCCGGCGGCAAAGTCGGCGCCATCCGAAAAGCGACGCAAGGATTTTTCTCGATCGAAGACCGCGACCGATACACTGCTGAGCGAAAAAACGTCCGCGTGGTAACGACCGTCGAATATTACTTGCTGGATTAGGTAACATATCGCATATGAAGAAAAAGAGCCGTAGATACTTCGAGGTGCGCCGCTTGCTGGCGTGGGGATGCGCCGTTTTCGGCGCCGCCTGCGTGATCTTGATAATTTATTGTCTCTTCCTTTCCCTCAAGATCGAGAAAAGGTTCTCAGGCCGGCGCTGGAGCATTCCCTCAAAAGTGTTTTCCGACTCGACTATCGTTTATCCCGGCCAGCGGATTAACAGCGATCTTTTTCTGGAGAAACTGGAGCATCTTGGCTATCGAAAGGTCTTTCATTCGCCTCAGCGCAAGGGCGAAATGAGGATTTCCGATGACGCCATTGAAATCTTCCTGCACGATTTCGATCTGCCGCCTCATCGGAAATCGGGTTTCGCGGTGCGAATCGGCCTGCATGAAAATGAGTTCGGCTCGATCGTGAACCTGAAGACGCAGGATTTTCTGCCAATTCTCGAACTTGAGCCCGAGGAAATCGCCACCCTCTTTGGCCTCGAGCGCGAGCGGCGCCAACTGATATCGATCGAACAGGCCCCCCGGCATTTGATAGGCGCTGTAGTAAGCGCGGAGGACAAACGCTTTTACGACCACAACGGGATAGACCCGCGCGGAATGGCGCGCGCGTTCTTTGCTAATCTGGATCGCGGCGCTGTTGTGCAAGGCGGCTCTACGATTACCCAACAGCTCGCCAAATGCTATTTTCTTTATCACGAGCGGACAATCGTCCGCAAGCTAAAGGAAATTCTCATATCCCTGGTCGTGGAACTGAAGTACACGAAGGATGAAATCCTCGAAATGTACCTGAACGAGATATACCTCGGGCAGAAGGGGGCGGTTTCCATTAACGGCGTCGGCGAGGCATCCTTCTTTTATTTCGGCAAACCGGTGGATGAGCTTTCTGTTTCCGAGGCGGCCTCGATAGGAGGACTTATCAAGGCGCCAAACCGATATTCCCCGTACGTTGACAAGGAGAAATGCCGCGAGCAGAGGGATCGGGTTCTTCATGCCATGTTCGATAACGGCTGGATCTTCAAGGAGGAATTGGAAAAGGGGCTTTCTGACAGCATAGCAACCGCGGGCGCCACAGATTTCAAGAAGCAGGCGCCATATTTCATAGATTATCTGAAGGAACAGCTCGCTTCACTTTATTCTCCTCATGACCTCGCAAGCCTGGGACTCTCGATATACACCACGCTTGATACTCAGGTACAACTCGCTGCCGAAAGAGCTCTTGAGAGAGGGTTGACCCGTCTTGAGCATTCAAACCCGGCCATAAATCGCCAGGATCCGAAGGAGAAAATACAGGGCGCAGTAGTCGTAATTCAACCGAAGACGGGGTATATTATCGCCATGGCCGGCGGACGTGACTACGGCGTCTCACAATTCAATCGCGCGACACAGGCGCGGCGGCAGCCCGGCAGCGCCTTCAAGCCGTTTGTCTATCTGAGTTATCTGGACCGGGTGACGCCGGCATCCAGAATTTCGAACAAACCCGTCGCATACCAGGTGAACGGAGAGCCATGGGAGCCGCGCAATTTCAGGCCGATACCGGATGAATATCTGAGCGTGCGTGATGCGTTGTCCCGATCGGTTAACATCGCCACGGTGAACCTGGCGATGGACAGCGGGCTGGGTCCAATAATCGAGATGGCGGCGGCATTCCAGTTTTCCACACGCTTCAAAGCGGTTCCGTCGCTGTCGCTGGGGGCATTTGAAGTTGTACCGTTGGAGCTTGCGCGCGCATATTGCGCATTCGCTGCCGATGGCCTTCTTCCCTATCCGCTCTCTCTAAAGGAAGTCGTCGACGAGAGGGGAACGACGCTTGAGCGGAGGCATATGATGATTGACAACGCCATATCGCCCGCCAAATCGTATGTGATGACTTCGCTTTTGAGGAGCGTAGTCACGGATGGAACTGCGAGCTCGCTGAAGGAGATGGGAATTAGCTTCCCGGTCGCCGGAAAAACGGGCACGACCAACGATTTTCGGGACGCGTGGTTTATCGGATATACTCCCACCATCCTTGCTTTGATATGGGTAGGCTTCGACAACGAAGCCTCGACCCATGCGCCGGGGTCAACGGCAGCAATGCCGATCTGGGCGGAACTGGTCAAGGCCATCCCCCAGTATACTTCAGGCGAGTGGTTTGAAGCGCCGCCAGGCGTGGTCAAGCGGGTTATCTGTCCTGACAGCGGCGAATTAGCGGTCAGGACATGTCCCCATTGGACGACAGAGATCTTTCTTGAAGAGAATGCGCCTAAGCAACGGTGCACGCATCATATATCCCGGGACCGATTACGGCAGATATGGGACAATGGTAAAGCTATTATCAATAACTGGTAAAGGCGTCTTCGCGGCTTGCGTGGCAGGATTATTCTTAATCACTTCCGCCTGCGCGGGAACGTATTCCGAGCGGCCGCTGATCATCAGAAGAAGCGATATTCCACCCCCTGAACAGGCGCCCTTGGGTAGGGGGAGTGAGAACCCCCGAGCCGCCGCTTCACTCCAGTTGACACAGCAGGGCCAAGCGCTTCTGGAAGGCGGAAACCCAGATGCAGCCATCAGCATACTGGAGCGCTCGATCGGGCTCGATCCGAAGAACGGGCAGAGTTATTATTGGTTGGCGGAGGTCTGGCTCGCAAAAGGTAATCTCGAACAGGCCGAGGAATTTAATCGACTTGCTGGGCTGTATCTAAAGAATAGAGCCGATTGGGCGCTCTATATCCTTGAACAGCAAGAGCGCATAGCCGCTCAAAGATAATTCGCCTTCCGCCGCATCGGCCGTTCGCCACTCATGATACCTGTCCAAAGAATATGTCAACGACCTTGCCTTGTCATCTGTGATGACCGTTATCCTCCGAACGGTGAGAGTGCAACCTCTGGAAACGAAATTTGACCCGTCGCAGCGGATTCACTACAATATGGCGGACATTT encodes:
- a CDS encoding tetratricopeptide repeat protein, whose translation is MRLSNGARIIYPGTDYGRYGTMVKLLSITGKGVFAACVAGLFLITSACAGTYSERPLIIRRSDIPPPEQAPLGRGSENPRAAASLQLTQQGQALLEGGNPDAAISILERSIGLDPKNGQSYYWLAEVWLAKGNLEQAEEFNRLAGLYLKNRADWALYILEQQERIAAQR
- a CDS encoding SIMPL domain-containing protein yields the protein MKNGSLASSAFLGISLALGLVIAGYLIGDALYKARAAQRYVTVKGLAECVVDADLVIWPITFKETGNDLGKLQSAIDADRKTVRAFLTSAGFAETDLSESPIEITDFEAQPYMQPGEQRQYRYMARRTIILRSPNVALCKQVMERSGELVGNGIVLEGSEYGQRAEFLFTSLDRIKPEMIAHATKDARAAAEQFARDSGGKVGAIRKATQGFFSIEDRDRYTAERKNVRVVTTVEYYLLD
- a CDS encoding PBP1A family penicillin-binding protein translates to MKKKSRRYFEVRRLLAWGCAVFGAACVILIIYCLFLSLKIEKRFSGRRWSIPSKVFSDSTIVYPGQRINSDLFLEKLEHLGYRKVFHSPQRKGEMRISDDAIEIFLHDFDLPPHRKSGFAVRIGLHENEFGSIVNLKTQDFLPILELEPEEIATLFGLERERRQLISIEQAPRHLIGAVVSAEDKRFYDHNGIDPRGMARAFFANLDRGAVVQGGSTITQQLAKCYFLYHERTIVRKLKEILISLVVELKYTKDEILEMYLNEIYLGQKGAVSINGVGEASFFYFGKPVDELSVSEAASIGGLIKAPNRYSPYVDKEKCREQRDRVLHAMFDNGWIFKEELEKGLSDSIATAGATDFKKQAPYFIDYLKEQLASLYSPHDLASLGLSIYTTLDTQVQLAAERALERGLTRLEHSNPAINRQDPKEKIQGAVVVIQPKTGYIIAMAGGRDYGVSQFNRATQARRQPGSAFKPFVYLSYLDRVTPASRISNKPVAYQVNGEPWEPRNFRPIPDEYLSVRDALSRSVNIATVNLAMDSGLGPIIEMAAAFQFSTRFKAVPSLSLGAFEVVPLELARAYCAFAADGLLPYPLSLKEVVDERGTTLERRHMMIDNAISPAKSYVMTSLLRSVVTDGTASSLKEMGISFPVAGKTGTTNDFRDAWFIGYTPTILALIWVGFDNEASTHAPGSTAAMPIWAELVKAIPQYTSGEWFEAPPGVVKRVICPDSGELAVRTCPHWTTEIFLEENAPKQRCTHHISRDRLRQIWDNGKAIINNW